Proteins from a single region of Candidatus Bathyarchaeia archaeon:
- a CDS encoding phenylalanine--tRNA ligase subunit alpha, with amino-acid sequence MASLRLHEKKTLTALRMLDGKASVDDVAEKSGLAHAAIMRAALTLSTRNIVKIHERKWKVATLSEEGEYYAQYGLPERRLLRALLRLGGEASVDEAAQEAGLDAKMVPIALGWIKQKNWGIVKGKKCTLTVNTEPPLGADEKLLTTIFEKRVIRVEDLNEDFKKVLEILRKRNLVEIEEKVHRELELTEEGWRTARRGLEITEEVTQLTPELIVSGRWRNVKLTKFDVTAPGPAVYPGKMHPLQQIIQRAREIFLEMGFTEIRGPLVETAFWNFDALFQPQDHPAREMMDTFYLANPQTGRLPSKRIVDAVAKTHEDGWITGSKGWGYKWSSEEAKKLVLRTHTTAETIKYLATHRKPPIKVFSVDRVYRNEQVTYKHLAEFHQIEGVIMDKRVTLRDLMGTLKTFYTKFGIEKIEFWPSYFPYTEPSAQAVAYHPKLKRWIELCGMGMFRPEVLAPMSIKYPVLAWGGGLERLAMIELGLDDIRMLYANNVGWLRRTPLCR; translated from the coding sequence ATGGCTAGTTTAAGACTTCATGAAAAAAAGACGTTAACGGCTCTGAGAATGCTTGATGGAAAAGCCTCCGTGGACGATGTAGCCGAGAAAAGCGGCTTAGCCCATGCCGCTATCATGAGGGCAGCCCTAACGCTTTCAACAAGAAACATTGTCAAAATTCACGAAAGGAAATGGAAGGTCGCCACTTTAAGCGAGGAAGGCGAATACTATGCCCAGTACGGGCTGCCGGAGCGTCGCCTACTCCGTGCATTGCTAAGGCTTGGCGGCGAAGCATCTGTGGATGAAGCTGCCCAAGAGGCGGGCCTAGACGCCAAAATGGTTCCCATAGCCCTCGGCTGGATTAAGCAGAAAAACTGGGGCATAGTGAAAGGCAAGAAGTGCACGTTGACGGTGAATACGGAGCCCCCGCTCGGCGCTGACGAGAAACTCTTAACCACCATATTCGAGAAACGCGTCATAAGAGTTGAAGACCTAAACGAAGATTTCAAAAAAGTCTTAGAAATCCTTCGGAAACGCAACCTAGTGGAGATTGAGGAAAAAGTTCACCGCGAACTTGAATTAACGGAGGAGGGCTGGCGAACCGCTAGAAGAGGCTTAGAAATAACTGAGGAAGTGACCCAGCTTACCCCAGAGCTTATAGTTTCCGGGCGCTGGAGAAACGTGAAACTCACAAAGTTTGATGTGACAGCCCCGGGGCCGGCTGTTTATCCGGGTAAAATGCATCCTCTGCAACAGATCATCCAAAGGGCTCGTGAAATCTTTTTGGAGATGGGTTTCACGGAGATCCGCGGTCCCCTCGTGGAGACAGCCTTCTGGAACTTCGACGCCCTTTTCCAGCCCCAGGATCACCCAGCCCGTGAGATGATGGACACGTTTTATTTGGCTAATCCGCAGACTGGAAGGTTGCCGTCCAAGAGGATTGTGGATGCTGTGGCGAAAACCCATGAGGATGGGTGGATCACGGGTTCTAAGGGCTGGGGCTACAAGTGGAGCAGCGAAGAAGCCAAAAAGCTTGTTTTGAGGACACATACAACAGCTGAAACAATAAAGTATCTGGCAACCCATAGGAAGCCGCCCATAAAGGTGTTTTCGGTGGATAGGGTTTACAGAAACGAGCAGGTCACATACAAGCACCTAGCCGAATTCCACCAGATTGAAGGCGTAATCATGGATAAGAGGGTTACATTACGGGATTTGATGGGCACCTTGAAGACATTCTACACGAAGTTTGGCATCGAGAAAATAGAGTTTTGGCCAAGCTACTTCCCCTACACGGAGCCCTCAGCCCAAGCTGTAGCCTATCACCCCAAACTTAAGCGTTGGATAGAATTGTGTGGCATGGGCATGTTTCGCCCAGAGGTTTTGGCGCCTATGAGCATTAAATATCCAGTGCTGGCTTGGGGCGGAGGCTTAGAGCGTTTAGCCATGATTGAACTGGGCTTGGATGATATCCGCATGTTATATGCGAACAATGTTGGCTGGCTTAGGAGGACCCCCTTATGCCGGTGA
- a CDS encoding DUF1512 domain-containing protein has translation MNIAVMLPVALVMLQSWLLQMPGELFSQIVSIIFIVMLLISMFYGQRLQLRIWLNEIEGSLYKLKYLRDEGRRIAIEAIKEVGKPQTDPTPRVDRFLEYFTISPQSLDPVGIVWKLEHILDVRDTRFKDEVRLLAPSADETQINNLENTLEAAMALNYIYKVIRHYFLLGKKTLSLYIIMQIQMILPLVMREAEAYASALKAFAYGQPIGDGIGALVAAKLMHGHPIRKVPKDCVVATVPIEGRTAYVIKAEGPGGNVGKPGDAIKTIIEENEGKIANIIMIDAALKLEGEEVGEVADGVGAAIGGPGVDQFKIEETILKYRIPINAVIIKEDIGDAVSPMRREIFEAADKAIERIKQLILERTKEGDKVIICGVGNTIGIGQ, from the coding sequence GTGAACATAGCGGTTATGCTGCCGGTTGCGTTAGTTATGCTGCAAAGCTGGCTACTACAGATGCCGGGAGAGTTATTCTCGCAAATTGTTTCAATCATATTCATAGTCATGTTGCTTATTTCCATGTTTTATGGGCAGAGGCTTCAGCTTCGTATTTGGCTTAACGAGATTGAAGGCTCCCTTTACAAGCTGAAATATTTAAGGGATGAAGGGCGAAGAATAGCCATAGAGGCCATCAAAGAGGTGGGGAAACCTCAAACAGACCCCACGCCCAGAGTTGACCGTTTCCTCGAGTATTTCACCATTTCACCCCAAAGCCTGGATCCCGTGGGCATTGTTTGGAAGCTAGAGCATATTTTGGATGTCCGGGACACCCGGTTTAAGGATGAAGTTAGGCTTTTAGCACCCTCCGCCGACGAGACCCAAATAAACAACTTGGAAAACACGCTTGAGGCAGCCATGGCTCTAAACTACATTTACAAGGTGATAAGACATTACTTCCTGCTTGGCAAGAAAACGTTAAGCCTCTACATCATAATGCAGATTCAGATGATATTGCCTCTCGTAATGCGGGAGGCAGAAGCCTACGCCAGCGCCCTTAAAGCTTTTGCCTATGGGCAGCCCATAGGCGACGGTATAGGCGCCCTCGTGGCCGCCAAGCTTATGCACGGCCACCCCATCCGGAAAGTGCCTAAGGACTGTGTCGTGGCTACAGTTCCCATAGAGGGGAGAACAGCCTACGTTATAAAGGCTGAGGGCCCCGGAGGGAATGTGGGCAAACCGGGAGACGCTATTAAAACCATCATAGAGGAAAACGAGGGTAAAATCGCCAACATAATAATGATTGACGCTGCCTTGAAGCTTGAAGGCGAAGAGGTTGGTGAGGTAGCTGACGGCGTTGGAGCAGCCATAGGCGGCCCCGGCGTGGATCAGTTCAAAATTGAAGAGACTATTCTGAAGTATCGTATACCAATAAACGCCGTGATAATTAAGGAGGATATTGGTGATGCGGTTTCGCCCATGCGGAGGGAAATCTTCGAAGCTGCGGATAAAGCCATCGAGAGAATTAAGCAACTCATTCTAGAGCGGACCAAGGAGGGTGACAAGGTTATTATTTGCGGAGTTGGCAACACAATAGGCATAGGACAATAG
- a CDS encoding tryptophan--tRNA ligase yields the protein MAGEEKNEMVVTPWEVRGKVDYERLIREFGTQPLTDELLQRIAKHTGELHLQLRRRIFFSHRDLDTVLDLYERGVRFVLYTGRGPSGPVHIGHLVPWIFTKHLQEKFGTRLYFQMTDDEKFVVDDELMLEDTRRFAYENALDLIALGFEPENTYIIFDVEDIGMLYDIALEVAKRITYSTAKATFGFQESTNIGWIFWPAIQAVPCFLHAKLTGENVPALIPAAIDQDPYWRITRDVAPKLGYYKPAQIHCRFLPGLGAGGKMSASEPETSIFTVDPPEVVKRKVWNAFTGGRPTVAEQRKMGGDPSVCSVFQYFLFLFEEDDEKLADRERKCRAGEILCGECKTELTERVVRFLTEHQKRREKARNIIDKFHLKR from the coding sequence TTGGCTGGCGAAGAGAAAAATGAGATGGTTGTCACTCCATGGGAGGTTAGGGGCAAAGTAGATTATGAACGTTTAATCCGAGAGTTCGGCACCCAGCCCTTGACAGATGAACTTTTACAGAGAATAGCCAAACACACTGGCGAACTTCATCTCCAGCTTAGGCGGAGAATCTTCTTTTCCCACCGTGACCTTGACACAGTCTTGGACTTGTACGAGAGGGGCGTGCGTTTCGTCCTTTACACTGGTAGAGGTCCCTCGGGTCCCGTTCATATTGGGCATCTTGTTCCATGGATATTCACTAAGCATCTGCAGGAGAAGTTTGGCACTAGGCTGTATTTTCAGATGACGGATGACGAGAAATTTGTTGTGGACGATGAGCTTATGCTTGAGGATACAAGGCGTTTTGCATACGAGAACGCCCTAGACCTTATCGCTTTGGGCTTTGAACCCGAAAACACCTACATAATCTTCGACGTGGAGGACATTGGCATGCTTTACGATATAGCCCTTGAAGTGGCCAAGCGCATAACCTACTCGACGGCGAAAGCCACCTTCGGCTTTCAGGAAAGCACAAACATAGGCTGGATTTTCTGGCCGGCCATACAGGCGGTTCCATGTTTTCTCCACGCCAAACTGACAGGCGAGAATGTTCCCGCCCTGATTCCGGCAGCCATAGATCAAGACCCATATTGGAGGATAACCCGCGACGTAGCCCCAAAACTCGGCTACTATAAGCCAGCGCAGATCCACTGCCGTTTCCTTCCGGGGCTGGGTGCTGGCGGAAAAATGAGCGCCTCTGAACCCGAAACCTCCATATTCACCGTGGATCCACCGGAGGTTGTTAAGCGCAAGGTCTGGAACGCCTTCACTGGCGGCAGACCCACAGTTGCCGAGCAACGGAAGATGGGCGGAGACCCGAGCGTGTGCTCTGTTTTCCAGTACTTCTTATTCCTCTTCGAGGAGGATGACGAGAAGCTTGCCGATAGGGAACGGAAATGTAGAGCTGGCGAAATCCTCTGCGGCGAATGCAAAACAGAACTAACTGAAAGAGTTGTTAGGTTTTTAACGGAGCACCAGAAACGCCGAGAAAAGGCCAGAAACATAATAGACAAGTTTCACCTAAAACGTTAA
- the pheT gene encoding phenylalanine--tRNA ligase subunit beta, with amino-acid sequence MPVINLHVKKLSKFLGKPITSEELAKWLPWIGFDLEEVGEDYVKAEYNPNRIDFCSHAGVARALKGFLELETGMPKYHAEPPKITLNVDRAVSSVRPYMLAAVVRNVELNEDAVVELMEMQEDLHWGIGRNRKKASIGIHNLDAVEPPFTYTAVEPTSVKFVPLGKTEEMTLKEILEKHEKGIAYRHLIDWAPKYPLLIDKHGRVLSMPPIINGELTRVDENTRNLFLDVTGPSFEAVEKSLKVLATALADMGGRLEKVVVHYPDRTLVSPNLEPEKMRLRLGYANRMLGLRLSIDDAAYCLRKCRLDIRAIGKDVLEVAIPPYRIDILHEIDLVEEVAIGYGYYRLEPTIPATITVGEKHPVNKLAEVIRQIMVGLGFLEVMNFTLTNERIHYEFMRLKPKNPVRIANPVSAEYTIVREMLLPGLLKNLAENKHESYPQRLFEVSDVAKINRRQETMCERRLHLAAVTCHSTANYTEIRAVCEALLANMGLTNWQVREAKHSSFLTGRTAALYVGNKQIGVLGEIHPQILNNFEIENPTAALEIDLESFITNKQKK; translated from the coding sequence ATGCCGGTGATAAACCTCCACGTGAAAAAATTGTCAAAGTTTCTGGGCAAACCCATCACCAGCGAAGAGTTAGCCAAGTGGCTGCCTTGGATCGGCTTCGACTTGGAGGAAGTTGGCGAAGACTATGTTAAGGCGGAATACAACCCGAATCGCATAGACTTCTGCAGCCACGCTGGCGTAGCCCGCGCCTTGAAAGGCTTCCTAGAGCTAGAAACCGGAATGCCCAAATATCATGCTGAACCGCCGAAAATAACATTGAACGTTGACCGCGCGGTTTCCAGCGTTAGACCCTACATGTTGGCCGCCGTGGTCCGTAATGTCGAGTTAAACGAGGATGCTGTTGTGGAGCTTATGGAGATGCAAGAGGACCTTCACTGGGGTATTGGAAGAAACCGCAAAAAGGCTTCTATAGGCATCCACAACTTGGACGCTGTTGAGCCGCCCTTCACCTACACGGCTGTGGAACCCACAAGCGTGAAATTTGTACCTCTTGGCAAAACAGAAGAAATGACGCTTAAGGAGATTCTGGAGAAACACGAGAAGGGAATAGCGTACCGCCACCTAATTGACTGGGCGCCCAAATATCCACTCCTCATAGACAAGCATGGGCGAGTTTTATCCATGCCGCCCATCATAAACGGCGAGCTAACAAGAGTAGACGAAAACACCAGAAACCTCTTCTTGGACGTTACGGGTCCAAGCTTTGAGGCAGTGGAGAAAAGTCTAAAAGTTTTGGCAACGGCGCTGGCGGACATGGGCGGCAGACTAGAGAAGGTGGTTGTGCATTATCCAGACCGCACATTGGTTTCGCCGAACCTTGAACCGGAGAAAATGAGGCTCAGGTTGGGCTACGCCAACAGAATGCTTGGCTTAAGGCTTTCCATAGATGATGCTGCCTACTGCCTACGGAAATGCCGGCTTGACATAAGGGCTATTGGAAAGGATGTCTTGGAAGTTGCCATTCCACCCTACCGCATCGACATACTCCACGAAATAGACCTCGTGGAGGAGGTTGCCATAGGCTACGGCTATTACAGGCTTGAACCAACAATACCAGCCACCATAACAGTTGGCGAAAAGCATCCAGTTAACAAGCTGGCGGAAGTCATCCGTCAAATCATGGTGGGCTTGGGATTCCTGGAAGTTATGAACTTCACGCTAACAAATGAGCGGATTCATTATGAGTTCATGAGGTTGAAGCCCAAAAACCCTGTGCGCATAGCCAACCCAGTTTCAGCTGAATACACCATAGTGAGGGAGATGCTTCTGCCGGGACTATTGAAGAACCTGGCCGAAAACAAGCATGAAAGCTACCCGCAAAGGCTTTTTGAAGTGTCTGACGTTGCAAAAATAAACCGCCGCCAAGAAACCATGTGCGAAAGACGCTTGCACCTGGCGGCCGTCACATGCCATTCCACAGCCAACTACACAGAAATAAGAGCCGTCTGCGAGGCACTCCTAGCCAACATGGGCTTAACCAACTGGCAAGTAAGGGAAGCCAAGCATTCAAGCTTCTTGACGGGGAGAACAGCCGCCCTCTACGTCGGCAACAAACAGATTGGCGTGTTAGGCGAAATCCACCCACAAATCTTAAACAATTTTGAAATTGAAAATCCGACAGCTGCCCTCGAAATAGACCTAGAATCGTTTATAACCAATAAACAAAAGAAATGA
- the map gene encoding type II methionyl aminopeptidase → MKNLDEEAFKKLRQSGRILRETREELKGFVRENMPIIEVCEKAEDLIRHKGAKPAFPCNISVNEIAAHYTSPPGDKRRIPEGSLVKVDIGAHVDGYVTDTAVTICFNHELRDMVETAEQALKKAIETIQPDMSTSKLGAVIEWTIKARGYKPISNLTGHQVSRYLVHAGTSLPNVAHISLAKVRLGEAYAIEPFVTVQNAVGRVENSSEVTIFRFVKQKPLKNPYAKKLLEYIEENFRTLPFAERWIQGVIPQEHYKEAFRELLLSKAIMGYPVFVEASGKPVAQAEHTVLVVEDGCLVLT, encoded by the coding sequence TTGAAGAACTTGGACGAGGAAGCATTTAAAAAGCTCCGCCAGTCAGGCAGAATTCTCCGTGAAACCCGCGAGGAGCTGAAGGGTTTTGTCCGCGAAAACATGCCAATAATAGAAGTCTGCGAAAAAGCCGAGGATCTCATAAGGCATAAGGGTGCAAAACCGGCCTTTCCATGCAACATTTCAGTAAACGAGATAGCCGCCCACTACACCTCACCACCCGGCGACAAGAGGAGGATCCCAGAAGGCTCCCTTGTGAAGGTGGATATAGGTGCCCATGTTGATGGATATGTGACGGACACCGCCGTAACAATATGCTTCAATCATGAGCTTAGGGATATGGTGGAAACGGCTGAGCAGGCCCTCAAAAAGGCTATTGAAACAATCCAGCCGGACATGTCCACGTCGAAGCTTGGAGCAGTAATTGAGTGGACCATAAAAGCCAGAGGCTACAAGCCTATATCAAATTTGACAGGCCACCAGGTTAGTAGATATCTGGTGCACGCGGGCACATCGCTCCCAAACGTGGCGCATATTTCCCTTGCAAAGGTTAGGCTCGGCGAAGCCTACGCCATTGAACCCTTCGTCACGGTTCAAAACGCCGTGGGAAGGGTGGAGAACAGCAGCGAGGTCACCATCTTCCGTTTTGTGAAACAGAAGCCCCTGAAAAATCCCTATGCAAAAAAACTGCTTGAATACATCGAGGAAAACTTTAGGACACTGCCCTTTGCTGAAAGGTGGATTCAAGGGGTTATACCTCAAGAACACTATAAGGAAGCGTTCCGAGAGCTTCTCCTCTCAAAGGCAATTATGGGTTATCCAGTCTTCGTTGAGGCTAGCGGAAAACCCGTAGCCCAGGCGGAACACACGGTTCTGGTGGTTGAAGATGGCTGCCTAGTCCTAACCTAG
- a CDS encoding metal-dependent hydrolase, whose protein sequence is MAKATWLGHAAFQLELAGKIILIDPWLDGNPSAPIKASEIGKADIVYVTHDHGDHLGDAIAICKRTHATFVSTFELGNYASENGVKEVAGLNIGGCVEVKGIKLHMVQAFHTSSRGAPTGVVVEGEGKTVYHAGDTGLFMDMKLIGQLYKPDLALLPIGGYYTMGALEAAEAVKLLKPKVVIPMHYKTFPVLAQSADEFVEKVKRKAATTKVVVLSPGESFEF, encoded by the coding sequence ATGGCAAAGGCAACATGGCTTGGACATGCAGCCTTCCAACTTGAGTTAGCCGGCAAAATCATTTTAATTGATCCATGGCTGGATGGAAATCCCTCTGCGCCCATAAAGGCTTCTGAAATTGGCAAGGCGGATATTGTTTATGTTACACATGACCACGGCGATCATTTAGGCGACGCCATAGCCATCTGTAAACGGACCCACGCCACTTTTGTTTCCACCTTCGAGTTAGGCAATTATGCCAGCGAAAACGGCGTTAAAGAAGTTGCTGGACTCAACATTGGCGGATGCGTGGAAGTGAAGGGCATAAAACTTCACATGGTGCAGGCTTTCCATACCAGTTCAAGGGGCGCGCCCACGGGCGTCGTCGTTGAGGGGGAGGGCAAAACCGTCTACCATGCAGGAGATACCGGGCTTTTCATGGACATGAAGCTTATTGGGCAATTGTATAAGCCGGATCTGGCGCTTCTACCCATAGGCGGCTACTATACTATGGGCGCCCTAGAGGCGGCGGAGGCCGTCAAACTCTTGAAGCCCAAGGTGGTTATCCCAATGCACTACAAAACTTTCCCAGTTCTAGCTCAGTCGGCGGACGAGTTCGTGGAAAAGGTGAAGAGAAAAGCAGCTACGACTAAGGTTGTGGTTTTAAGTCCCGGCGAGAGCTTTGAGTTCTAG
- a CDS encoding metallophosphoesterase → MFKRKKEEETRILFATDMHGSEGVWRKFLNASAMLKVDWAICGGDLTGKMLVPIVKRKDGKYSFYHLKRTQVVEESEIERAMKEIRGIGYYPYLTDEAEYEEMIRNPKKVEEVFQEVMVSTIKSWLDLIPQKLPGDTRVVVCPGNDDRPIIDEVVNSHKYVINGEGKVIEIDDAHEMISCGWVNPSPWKTSREEEEDKLEERLERYISQVKNVENAIFNFHAPPYQSKLDEAPLLDENFNPVIRSGSVVMVPVGSKAVRKMIEKYQPFLGLHGHIHESAGSMKIGRTYCVNPGSEYAEGILRAFLIEFKGNKITRLQRIEG, encoded by the coding sequence TTGTTTAAGCGAAAGAAGGAGGAAGAAACGAGAATTCTGTTTGCCACGGACATGCATGGATCTGAAGGGGTTTGGCGGAAATTCCTAAACGCCTCTGCAATGCTCAAGGTTGATTGGGCAATCTGCGGTGGAGACTTAACTGGCAAGATGCTAGTGCCCATCGTTAAACGCAAAGATGGCAAATACTCCTTCTATCACTTGAAAAGAACCCAGGTGGTTGAAGAGAGCGAAATAGAGAGGGCCATGAAGGAGATAAGGGGGATAGGCTATTACCCTTACCTGACAGACGAGGCTGAATATGAGGAGATGATTAGAAACCCCAAAAAAGTTGAAGAGGTCTTTCAAGAAGTCATGGTTTCAACAATAAAGAGTTGGCTTGATCTAATCCCCCAGAAACTTCCAGGCGACACACGGGTAGTTGTCTGTCCAGGAAACGATGATAGACCAATCATCGACGAGGTGGTTAACAGTCACAAATACGTGATTAATGGTGAGGGCAAGGTTATAGAAATCGACGACGCCCATGAGATGATTAGTTGCGGATGGGTAAATCCGAGTCCTTGGAAGACGTCCCGTGAGGAAGAGGAGGATAAGCTGGAGGAACGCCTTGAAAGGTATATTTCCCAAGTCAAGAACGTTGAAAACGCCATATTCAACTTCCACGCTCCACCATACCAGTCAAAACTTGATGAAGCTCCCCTCCTAGACGAGAACTTCAACCCGGTGATCCGCAGTGGAAGCGTCGTTATGGTTCCAGTGGGCTCAAAGGCGGTTAGGAAAATGATCGAGAAATATCAGCCATTCCTGGGGCTTCATGGGCACATTCACGAGTCAGCCGGCTCCATGAAGATTGGAAGAACATACTGTGTGAACCCCGGAAGCGAATATGCTGAGGGAATTTTGAGGGCTTTTCTAATCGAGTTTAAGGGCAACAAAATCACAAGGCTTCAGAGGATAGAGGGCTAG
- a CDS encoding sulfite exporter TauE/SafE family protein, with amino-acid sequence MWEWLLPLFGFLISIAAALTGVGGGIFIVPLLTLLYNFEPVTAVGTSLTTIVITSLASSANYFRQKRVYVKAGLILACASAPGGYLGAEITAVPLVKMWLGLIFGVFLILVAFQMVYKALRTKPIRASVTIDPAFENALLKDWRRMLPGLFLSFLGGVSSGLLGIGGGVILVPVMYYALGFPIYFSIPTSMFIMIFTSISGVINHVRLGNVHALYAVYLGLGSVVGAQVGAYTSRKLSSRSLSFVFAAMLLVASVNMTLKNLQSA; translated from the coding sequence ATGTGGGAGTGGCTGCTGCCCTTATTCGGCTTCTTGATAAGTATTGCCGCGGCATTAACTGGTGTTGGAGGCGGAATATTCATTGTACCCCTATTAACGCTTCTCTACAATTTTGAGCCAGTGACAGCTGTTGGCACAAGCTTGACGACCATCGTTATTACGTCTTTGGCTTCTTCAGCGAACTATTTTAGGCAGAAACGCGTTTACGTTAAGGCTGGACTCATTTTAGCCTGCGCTTCCGCGCCCGGAGGCTATTTGGGAGCGGAAATAACGGCTGTTCCCTTAGTGAAAATGTGGCTTGGATTGATTTTCGGCGTCTTCCTAATATTGGTTGCTTTTCAAATGGTTTACAAGGCTTTAAGGACAAAGCCCATTAGAGCCTCGGTAACCATTGACCCGGCCTTCGAGAATGCACTTTTAAAGGATTGGAGGCGAATGCTTCCGGGGTTGTTTCTAAGCTTTTTGGGAGGAGTTTCTTCGGGGCTTCTTGGCATAGGTGGAGGAGTTATCCTTGTACCGGTCATGTACTATGCGCTTGGTTTCCCAATATACTTTTCAATTCCCACATCCATGTTTATCATGATTTTCACTTCAATATCCGGCGTGATAAACCATGTGCGGCTAGGAAATGTCCATGCGTTGTATGCGGTTTATCTGGGTTTAGGCTCCGTTGTCGGTGCCCAAGTCGGGGCTTATACAAGCCGGAAGCTTTCAAGTAGAAGCTTGAGTTTTGTTTTTGCGGCTATGCTCTTGGTGGCAAGTGTGAACATGACGCTGAAAAACTTGCAGAGTGCCTAA
- a CDS encoding flavin reductase family protein — protein sequence MKEKNVVNVRLTNAYRLVHPMHTVLVSCAGKDGKPNIITLAWAMPTSINPPLVAVSIAPRRYSYSLIEETGEFVVNIPTIEILDATLYCGAVSGRSRDKFKEAGLTPLPARRVKPPIIKECVAHLECKLYGKYPTGDHTIFVGEVVEAYADKECFSEAGYDLEKAKMIFHLGGSEFATLEPKIYRPKI from the coding sequence TTGAAGGAGAAAAACGTTGTGAATGTTAGGTTGACAAACGCTTATAGGCTTGTTCATCCCATGCACACTGTGCTTGTTTCATGCGCTGGCAAGGATGGAAAACCAAACATTATAACGCTTGCATGGGCCATGCCGACCTCCATTAATCCGCCGCTTGTCGCCGTCAGCATTGCACCCCGCCGTTACTCCTACAGCCTCATCGAGGAGACAGGCGAGTTTGTGGTGAACATTCCAACAATAGAAATTTTGGACGCCACATTATACTGTGGAGCTGTCAGCGGGAGAAGCCGCGACAAGTTCAAGGAAGCTGGTTTAACGCCGCTGCCTGCAAGGCGTGTTAAGCCCCCCATAATTAAGGAGTGCGTCGCCCACTTGGAATGCAAGCTTTACGGCAAATATCCAACAGGAGACCACACCATCTTCGTGGGTGAAGTCGTGGAGGCCTACGCCGACAAAGAATGCTTCAGCGAGGCAGGCTACGATCTTGAAAAGGCGAAGATGATTTTCCATTTAGGCGGAAGCGAGTTCGCAACCCTTGAACCAAAAATCTACAGGCCGAAAATCTAG